A window from Azoarcus sp. DD4 encodes these proteins:
- a CDS encoding efflux RND transporter periplasmic adaptor subunit yields MTFARRLLPFIIVLAALSAAGWWFTRPKPVAVVVHEVGRGRVEASVANTRAGEVEACQRTKLATIAGGRIDYLGVKEGDRVEAGQVLMRLWHGDLRSRAAVAEAQLATARQRSTEACTVAANAHSEAERQAALVKRGFVSASVEEKARTEAAARAASCASAKSDVKTAERQLESIGTDFNRIMIVAPFAGTVAKITGELGEISTPSPPGVPTPPAIDLIDDSCLYVKAPMDEVDAPKIHPGQPARISFEALPDRTFAGKVKRIAPYITAVEKQARTVEVDVDFANAEEARGLLVGYSADVEIVLDTREDVLRIPTAAIREGNRVLVLGGDGILTERTVKPGLANWEQTEVLDGLAAGDRIVTSLEREGVKAGARATVEGTR; encoded by the coding sequence ATGACATTCGCCCGTCGCCTGCTGCCGTTCATCATCGTCCTCGCCGCCCTCAGCGCCGCCGGCTGGTGGTTCACCCGCCCCAAACCGGTGGCGGTAGTCGTGCATGAAGTCGGCCGCGGCCGGGTCGAGGCCAGCGTCGCCAACACCCGCGCCGGCGAGGTGGAGGCCTGCCAACGCACCAAGCTCGCCACCATTGCCGGCGGCCGCATCGATTACCTCGGCGTCAAGGAAGGCGACCGCGTCGAGGCCGGCCAGGTGCTGATGCGGCTGTGGCATGGCGACCTGCGTTCGCGCGCGGCCGTCGCCGAAGCCCAGCTCGCCACCGCCCGCCAGCGCAGTACCGAAGCCTGCACCGTAGCCGCCAACGCACACAGCGAAGCCGAACGCCAGGCCGCGCTCGTGAAACGCGGCTTCGTCTCGGCCAGCGTCGAGGAAAAGGCCCGTACCGAGGCCGCCGCACGCGCCGCCAGCTGCGCCAGCGCGAAATCCGACGTGAAGACGGCCGAACGCCAGCTCGAATCGATCGGCACCGACTTCAACCGGATCATGATCGTCGCGCCCTTCGCCGGCACCGTCGCCAAGATCACCGGCGAGCTCGGCGAGATCTCCACCCCGTCGCCCCCGGGCGTGCCGACGCCGCCGGCGATCGACCTGATCGACGACTCCTGCCTCTACGTGAAGGCGCCGATGGACGAGGTCGACGCCCCCAAGATCCACCCCGGCCAGCCGGCACGGATCAGCTTCGAGGCGCTGCCGGACAGAACCTTCGCCGGCAAGGTCAAGCGCATCGCGCCCTACATCACCGCGGTGGAAAAGCAGGCGCGCACCGTGGAGGTCGACGTCGACTTCGCCAACGCCGAGGAAGCACGCGGCCTGCTGGTCGGCTACAGCGCCGATGTCGAGATCGTGCTCGACACCCGCGAGGACGTGCTGCGCATTCCCACCGCGGCCATCCGCGAAGGCAACCGCGTGCTGGTGCTCGGCGGCGACGGCATCCTCACCGAACGCACGGTGAAGCCCGGGCTTGCTAACTGGGAACAGACCGAGGTGCTCGACGGGCTCGCCGCCGGCGACCGCATCGTCACCTCGCTCGAACGCGAAGGCGTCAAGGCCGGCGCGCGCGCCACCGTCGAAGGCACGCGCTGA